The following are encoded in a window of Methanomassiliicoccus sp. genomic DNA:
- a CDS encoding VIT1/CCC1 transporter family protein — protein MVTQSLATKIRAVLDEPETGPTMRRFFVNTMFDSTFVILGILIASAFSSEPNLRTVIVTIITSSVALGISTGISVFEAESMEQSIKMREMERAMLTSLEDTHLHSISKLTIMIVAVVNFTAPIISGAITLTPFLMVGEKDIQLAAYVSLGLAITILFVVGAAMGRAGERNPWIQGTRMAVAGLGAFLLCYFIESML, from the coding sequence TTGGTAACTCAAAGCCTGGCCACGAAGATCAGAGCGGTGTTGGATGAGCCGGAGACCGGCCCCACCATGCGCCGGTTCTTCGTCAACACGATGTTCGATTCCACATTCGTCATATTAGGTATCCTGATAGCTTCCGCGTTCTCCAGCGAGCCTAACCTTAGGACGGTCATCGTGACCATCATCACCAGCAGCGTGGCGCTCGGGATCTCCACGGGCATCAGTGTGTTCGAGGCGGAGAGCATGGAGCAATCGATCAAAATGCGGGAGATGGAGCGCGCCATGCTGACCTCCCTTGAGGACACCCACCTTCACAGCATCTCCAAGCTGACGATCATGATCGTGGCGGTGGTCAACTTCACCGCCCCAATAATCTCCGGAGCCATCACCCTGACCCCTTTCCTGATGGTCGGAGAGAAAGACATCCAGCTGGCAGCGTATGTCAGCCTGGGACTGGCAATCACGATACTATTCGTGGTGGGGGCGGCCATGGGCCGGGCGGGGGAGCGCAACCCGTGGATCCAGGGCACCCGAATGGCCGTGGCCGGCCTCGGGGCGTTCCTGCTGTGCTACTTCATCGAGTCGATGCTGTGA
- the hypE gene encoding hydrogenase expression/formation protein HypE: MKRVTMGDGAGGELMHELLSLHIIPFLPQFPTEVPLRSFDDSAVVDDVVFTTDGHTVKPLFFPGGDIGSLAVCGTVNDISVMGATPLAMALSMILEEGLEVETLEKVVKSIGQYSELANVPVVTGDTKVVESGAVDGMVVTTSAVGKRSAYMDHNLKVARDYRAVTSNWLTDDNIRDGDTIIVSGTLGDHGIALLSFREGYGFETEVKSDTAPLNRIIEEVLKVGGAVSMKDPTRGGFANAINEWSSKSGVGVEIEEAAVPISEPVRNACELLGLDPMTIGNEGKVVIGCVPEMAEDIVKVLRKNPLGKNAAIVGKATKKYERVVLRTEVGGRRILEPPVGDPVPRIC, encoded by the coding sequence ATGAAGAGGGTTACCATGGGCGACGGGGCCGGAGGAGAGCTTATGCACGAGCTCCTGTCGCTCCACATCATTCCGTTCCTGCCACAGTTCCCTACCGAGGTTCCACTGCGGTCCTTCGACGATTCGGCGGTCGTGGACGACGTGGTCTTTACCACCGATGGCCACACCGTGAAGCCGCTGTTCTTCCCAGGCGGGGACATCGGATCCCTGGCTGTGTGCGGCACGGTCAACGACATCTCAGTCATGGGCGCTACGCCCCTCGCCATGGCCCTCTCGATGATCCTTGAGGAGGGATTGGAGGTCGAAACCCTAGAGAAGGTTGTTAAGTCGATCGGCCAGTACTCCGAACTGGCCAACGTCCCGGTGGTCACCGGGGACACCAAGGTCGTCGAATCGGGCGCCGTCGATGGCATGGTGGTCACTACCTCAGCCGTAGGGAAGCGGAGCGCGTACATGGACCATAATCTCAAGGTCGCCCGGGACTACCGGGCAGTGACCTCTAACTGGCTCACCGACGACAACATTCGCGACGGCGACACTATCATCGTCTCCGGGACGCTCGGTGACCACGGTATCGCCCTGCTGTCGTTCCGCGAGGGCTATGGTTTCGAGACCGAGGTCAAGAGCGACACCGCGCCCCTGAACCGCATTATCGAAGAGGTGCTGAAGGTCGGTGGGGCGGTGAGCATGAAAGACCCCACTCGCGGAGGGTTCGCCAATGCCATCAACGAGTGGTCCTCCAAGTCCGGGGTCGGAGTAGAGATCGAGGAGGCGGCCGTGCCCATATCTGAGCCGGTCAGGAACGCCTGCGAACTCCTGGGCCTCGATCCCATGACCATAGGGAACGAGGGGAAGGTCGTCATCGGCTGCGTGCCGGAGATGGCCGAGGACATCGTCAAAGTGCTCCGGAAGAATCCCCTGGGCAAGAACGCCGCCATCGTGGGGAAGGCCACCAAGAAGTACGAGCGGGTCGTGCTCCGCACCGAGGTCGGCGGAAGGCGCATCCTCGAACCTCCGGTTGGCGACCCAGTGCCCCGCATCTGCTGA
- a CDS encoding HNH endonuclease, which produces MEAEHEGMVLLDRILESNPTWSPRGSRVDPYMGVDEWIRSWMWRHIRNYVLQRDGHTCQICGDDAHEVQVHHIVWKSHNGSDHPKNLMVVCENCHRQIHAKQLPLNMLQ; this is translated from the coding sequence ATGGAGGCAGAGCACGAGGGGATGGTGCTTCTGGATAGGATACTGGAGAGCAATCCCACCTGGTCTCCGAGAGGCAGCCGGGTGGACCCTTACATGGGCGTCGACGAATGGATCAGGAGCTGGATGTGGCGACATATCCGCAATTATGTCCTGCAGCGTGACGGACACACCTGCCAGATATGCGGGGATGATGCCCATGAGGTCCAGGTGCACCACATTGTATGGAAAAGCCATAATGGCTCAGACCATCCCAAGAACCTGATGGTGGTCTGTGAAAACTGCCATAGGCAGATCCACGCCAAGCAATTGCCACTGAACATGCTGCAGTGA
- a CDS encoding ABC transporter ATP-binding protein produces MRLRIDHVVFNYGSTEVLRDVCLDAYPGEILGILGPNGSGKTTLLRCINGFLTPKQGTMAMDGEEIQKMSRIELSKRLGYVPQHLTKETCTPTVYEVVLMGRRPHVTWEFGEKDKEMAWQAMEEMDVKHLSSQRFDRLSSGQAQRVLMARAIAQEVRMLLLDEPTSNLDVKYQIDVMRTIHEQVRTKNIGACAVVHDLDLAMRFCDKIVLLHEGKVLAAGRKEEVLNPGNIKVAYGVDSVVDTIHGRERILIM; encoded by the coding sequence ATGCGACTGAGGATCGACCACGTGGTTTTTAATTATGGCAGCACCGAGGTACTGAGGGATGTATGCTTGGATGCTTATCCAGGAGAGATCCTTGGCATCCTCGGTCCCAACGGTTCAGGGAAGACGACCCTACTGAGATGCATCAATGGTTTTCTGACCCCTAAGCAAGGCACCATGGCCATGGATGGGGAGGAAATCCAGAAGATGAGCAGGATCGAACTATCGAAGAGGCTAGGGTACGTTCCACAGCACCTGACGAAAGAGACGTGCACCCCAACCGTGTATGAGGTCGTTCTGATGGGCAGACGGCCACATGTGACATGGGAGTTCGGCGAGAAGGACAAGGAGATGGCGTGGCAGGCCATGGAGGAGATGGATGTCAAACATCTTTCGTCACAGAGGTTCGATCGGCTGAGCAGCGGCCAGGCACAAAGGGTGTTGATGGCTCGGGCAATAGCGCAGGAGGTCAGAATGCTCCTCCTGGATGAGCCAACGAGCAATCTGGATGTAAAATACCAGATCGATGTCATGCGAACCATTCATGAGCAGGTTAGGACCAAGAACATCGGAGCTTGCGCGGTGGTGCATGATCTTGACCTGGCAATGCGATTCTGCGATAAGATTGTCCTTCTGCATGAAGGCAAGGTTTTGGCTGCTGGGAGGAAGGAAGAAGTCCTCAATCCCGGCAATATCAAGGTTGCTTACGGTGTCGATTCGGTGGTGGACACCATTCATGGCAGGGAGAGAATATTGATAATGTGA
- a CDS encoding methyltransferase domain-containing protein: MSWKEEWARAHRLSPLKVTPENESRWERYWSICAAQYGRDSEADTRLYQAVIDHLVREGRLRSTDSVLDIGCGPGTYTIPLARHSRHVLGLDSAHGMIVEMTRKSSAQRMTNVEGIVGRWEDLSTGEFDLVLSALSPAVRNAEGLMKMGAASKRDCCYITAALGDEMKTRNDLWERVVGEFRPSHAYDIKYPFNILLEDGQRPDLKHISASFDMVADANVVIANFQAYFEIFTMMTEEKKAIINDYILDQSHNGIFHMHGRKILAVMTWAPVNT; this comes from the coding sequence ATGTCGTGGAAGGAAGAATGGGCCAGGGCGCATCGGCTATCGCCCTTAAAGGTCACGCCAGAGAACGAAAGCAGATGGGAGCGATACTGGAGCATTTGTGCGGCCCAGTATGGTCGGGATTCAGAGGCCGATACCCGCCTGTACCAGGCGGTCATTGACCACCTGGTCCGAGAGGGGAGATTGCGTTCGACCGATTCTGTTCTCGACATCGGGTGCGGCCCGGGCACCTACACAATTCCTCTGGCACGACATTCCCGTCATGTGCTTGGTCTGGACTCAGCCCATGGCATGATCGTCGAAATGACTAGGAAATCTTCCGCCCAGCGTATGACGAACGTCGAAGGGATTGTGGGCAGATGGGAGGACCTTAGCACGGGTGAGTTCGATTTAGTGCTCAGCGCCCTTTCCCCTGCGGTGCGTAATGCTGAAGGCTTGATGAAAATGGGTGCCGCATCCAAGAGGGATTGCTGCTATATCACCGCTGCACTGGGGGACGAGATGAAGACGAGGAACGACCTCTGGGAACGAGTGGTCGGTGAATTCCGTCCATCACACGCATATGATATCAAGTACCCGTTTAACATCCTCCTGGAGGATGGTCAGCGACCAGATCTGAAACACATTTCCGCATCCTTCGACATGGTCGCCGATGCCAACGTCGTCATTGCCAATTTCCAGGCCTACTTCGAGATATTTACGATGATGACCGAGGAGAAAAAAGCCATCATCAATGATTATATCCTCGATCAAAGCCACAATGGCATCTTTCACATGCATGGAAGAAAGATCCTGGCGGTCATGACCTGGGCTCCAGTGAACACATAG
- a CDS encoding dockerin type I domain-containing protein, translating into MNQKVIALTIAGIIVIAGVVGALLLTQNNAKAEVNLTSVALDIYGNADGDSNIDEADAKLVENYISASSTSNSTEMAKFEADNHFNSKLADANKDGKIDGADATQIRAVVNKDADTLWFVDGAGADRSVSLNISRIGAEYYANTELCLILGLADKIVAVDNAPYVYKDFYFTATQQANITNLVNMNTPDYAFVNDLDLDVLLTFYTNSYDVKQTKLIGTDVIYLGLYNPDMANAEGSNFIQGILKAGYIFGAVDRAEEYAAWILETRNKLADIANSIPEDEKPTVLMSNYPNSYFINPDTKTATVYCFTDPLGQACLLGGGKNVGASLYGGEYNNSLSKVSQVDALFNDDNSTTIDYIFLHMVKYTYAGTVVAGVPEHGYLAQNESEVAASWESATSSSHTLLVDTDPNDLYLIAGDFRNGPTGAVLLGAYIGKIINPSHYTSIDPIALHNYYINHFLGIADYDVSTDGVFMYHPVA; encoded by the coding sequence ATGAATCAGAAGGTCATTGCGCTCACTATCGCGGGCATCATTGTCATTGCCGGGGTGGTCGGTGCATTATTACTGACACAGAACAACGCAAAGGCTGAGGTGAACCTGACATCTGTCGCGCTGGACATATATGGGAACGCGGACGGCGATTCGAACATTGATGAGGCCGACGCGAAGCTGGTGGAGAACTACATCAGCGCCTCGTCGACCAGCAACAGCACGGAGATGGCGAAATTTGAGGCAGATAACCATTTCAATTCCAAACTGGCCGATGCCAATAAGGATGGTAAGATCGATGGGGCAGATGCTACCCAGATACGAGCGGTGGTTAACAAGGACGCTGATACGCTCTGGTTCGTGGACGGGGCTGGTGCTGACAGGAGCGTCAGTTTGAACATCTCCAGAATTGGCGCCGAGTACTATGCTAACACCGAGCTGTGCCTCATTCTTGGACTGGCGGACAAGATCGTGGCGGTGGATAACGCTCCCTATGTTTACAAGGACTTCTACTTCACCGCAACACAGCAGGCTAACATCACGAATCTCGTGAATATGAACACACCCGACTACGCCTTCGTTAACGATCTGGACCTTGACGTCCTGCTCACATTCTATACCAACAGCTACGATGTCAAGCAGACCAAGCTCATCGGGACTGATGTAATCTATCTCGGCCTCTACAACCCTGACATGGCCAACGCCGAGGGATCGAACTTCATCCAGGGCATTCTGAAGGCAGGGTACATCTTCGGCGCCGTAGATCGCGCGGAGGAGTATGCGGCCTGGATCCTTGAGACGCGCAATAAGTTGGCCGATATTGCCAACTCCATCCCAGAGGATGAGAAGCCCACGGTCCTCATGAGCAATTACCCTAACTCCTACTTCATCAACCCTGACACCAAGACCGCGACAGTGTACTGCTTCACCGATCCGCTGGGACAGGCTTGTCTCCTGGGAGGAGGTAAGAACGTCGGTGCATCGTTGTACGGGGGCGAGTACAATAACAGCCTCTCCAAGGTGTCCCAGGTGGACGCGCTGTTCAACGATGACAATTCCACCACCATCGATTACATCTTCCTGCACATGGTGAAGTACACATATGCAGGAACGGTTGTGGCTGGCGTTCCTGAACATGGATATCTGGCTCAGAACGAATCGGAGGTGGCGGCATCCTGGGAGAGTGCGACCTCAAGCAGCCACACTCTGCTGGTGGACACAGACCCTAATGACCTCTACCTAATAGCAGGGGACTTCAGGAATGGGCCGACCGGGGCGGTGCTGCTCGGGGCGTACATCGGCAAGATCATCAATCCGAGCCACTACACCAGTATCGACCCGATCGCCCTCCATAACTACTACATAAACCACTTCCTGGGGATCGCAGACTACGACGTTTCGACCGATGGTGTGTTCATGTACCATCCGGTCGCGTGA